From a region of the Solanum stenotomum isolate F172 chromosome 2, ASM1918654v1, whole genome shotgun sequence genome:
- the LOC125856819 gene encoding uncharacterized protein LOC125856819, protein MPSFVSTSKAIRRLVTLRNVLKQRLGIDNYGWGLGNHVQVRCLSGIVGVPSVSPGCDAGSKLIKPSPSGEVYRIGPVIQSRGFLGCGDGEEGSMLTKIHEEKRVLGYSPEQLYAVVAAVDLYEDFLPWCQRSEIIKRHPDGSFDAELEIGFKFLVESYVSHVELTKPKYIKTTATDTGLFDHLINIWEFNPGPIPGSCNLNFLVDFKFQSPLYRQVANMFFKEVVSKLVGSFHDRCRLIYGPGVPIREDTYQQRL, encoded by the exons ATGCCGTCGTTTGTTTCAACATCAAAGGCGATTAGGCGTTTAGTTACGCTTCGGAATGTGTTGAAACAGAGGTTGGGGATTGATAATTATGGTTGGGGATTAGGAAATCATGTTCAAGTTCGATGCTTGAGTGGCATTGTTGGTGTTCCTTCAGTTTCTCCTGGTTGTGATGCTGGTAGCAAGCTGATTAAGCCCTCGCCGTCTGGAGAAGTTTATAGAATTGGGCCTGTAATTCAAAGCAGAGGATTTTTGGGCTGTGGTGATGGGGAAGAGGGGAGTATGTTAACCAAAATACATGAGGAGAAGCGTGTCTTGGG ATACTCTCCAGAGCAGTTATATGCTGTGGTAGCTGCTGTTGACTTGTATGAAGATTTCCTCCCCTGGTGTCAAAGATCAGAGATCATAAAACGCCATCCAGATGGATCTTTTGATGCTGAGCTAGAAATTGGCTTCAAATTTCTCGTTGAGAGTTATGTGTCTCATGTGGAACTAACCAAACCAAAATATATAAAG ACAACTGCTACTGATACTGGCCTTTTTGATCATTTGATTAACATCTGGGAGTTCAACCCAGGACCAATTCCAGGATCTTGTAACCTTAACTTTTTGGTAGATTTTAAGTTCCAATCTCCGTTATATCGACag GTAGCAAACATGTTCTTTAAGGAGGTGGTCTCTAAACTAGTTGGTTCTTTCCATGATCGTTGCCGTTTGATATATGGACCAGGGGTTCCTATTCGTGAGGATACATATCAACAGAGGTTATGA
- the LOC125855199 gene encoding cold-regulated protein 27, translating to MDTLSESKGKTSIKNLGHKIEEILTMEDSRPKSMEWTDKKHSLYLKSMEASFVDHLYGSLDVVGRHSQNDGLSRHKSSRQKHANPSGQYKVFQDGCWTKIDFKKDEPQLNKTNESAAVLASPWIKHYKSTGRHQMRVNSDLQGNTNSVKQNQSPLSDFGLCHKDYVTEVMDQNFIDEDIEGGQSSSREHSTKRTKIQLGAGTSSDQVVPFCTSSMTDNLKDLLESTE from the exons ATGGATACTCTATCGGAATCGAAAGGAAAAACTTCTATTAAGAATTTGGGTCATAAGATTGAAGAAATTTTGACTATggag GATTCTCGACCGAAGAGCATGGAATGGACTGACAAGAAGCATAGTTTGTATCTCAAGTCTATGGAAGCATCATTTGTCGACCACTTATATGGCTCCTTAGATGTAGTTGGTCGCCATTCCCAAAATGATGGCTTGTCAAGGCATAAATCATCAAGGCAAAAGCATGCCAATCCTTCAGGCCAG TATAAGGTGTTTCAAGACGGTTGTTGGACCAAAATTGACTTCAAGAAAGATGAGCCTCagttaaataaaacaaatgaatCTGCTGCTGTATTGGCAAGCCCTTGGATTAAGCATTACAAATCTACAGGCAGACATCAAATGAGAGTAAATTCCGATCTACAGGGGAACACTAACTCAGTGAAACAGAACCAATCTCCCCTATCTGACTTCGGTTTGTGCCATAAAGATTATGTTACAG AGGTGATGGATCAAAACTTTATCGATGAAGATATTGAAGGAGGACAGTCTAGCAGCAGGGAGCATAGCACAAAACGGACAAAAATTCAGTTAGGTGCTGGTACAAGCAGTGATCAA GTAGTTCCATTTTGCACATCCTCAATGACTGATAATCTTAAGGATCTTCTTGAGTCGACGGAGTAA
- the LOC125854947 gene encoding uncharacterized protein LOC125854947 produces MEMEGVADGTVKLGALPMKPDRVFNNLEPEFTVSSPVTRQKAAAAKQFIENHYKNYLQGLQDRKERRWALQRKAQEAQVPSDEQEKMLRNLEKRETEYMRLQRHKVGIDDFEQLTVIGKGAFGEVRLCRFKSTGEIFAMKKLKKSDMLSRGQVEHVRSERNLLVEVDSRCIVKLFYSFQDSDFLYLIMEYLPGGDIMTLLMREDVLSENVARFYIAESILAIQSIHQHNYVHRDIKPDNLILDRNGHLKLSDFGLCKPLENKYSSILLENEDLMNAESINGTEGHSGGDRASWPMPKEQIQQWKRNRRALAYSTVGTLDYMAPEVLLKKGYGIECDWWSLGAILYEMLVGYPPFCSEHPRMTARKIISWRTCLKFPDEPKVSDEAKDLICRLLCDVESRLGTGGVEEIKAHPWFKGVNWDMLYEMEAAYKPIVTGELDTQNFEKFPEVEDPSSTTPRVGPWRKMLTSKDSNFIGFTFKKSDILKSAETSGIDMSSNGHSKPPSLVSLFGRIDLQDTIEEDQKEEQHIL; encoded by the exons ATGGAGATGGAGGGTGTAGCTGATGGGACAGTGAAATTAGGGGCTTTGCCCATGAAGCCTGATCGGGTTTTCAATAATTTGGAACCTGAATTCACTGTTTCTTCACCAGTTACACGGCAGAAAGCTGCTGCTGCTAAGCAGTTTATTGAGAATCATTATAAAAATTATCTTCAAGGCTTGCAAGATCGTAAAGAAAG GCGATGGGCGTTGCAAAGGAAGGCTCAAGAAGCACAGGTACCGAGTGATGAGCAAGAGAAGATGCTTAGGAATTTGGAGAAGAGGGAGACTGAGTATATGAGATTGCAGAGGCATAAAGTTGGGATTGATGACTTTGAACAGTTGACTGTTATTGGTAAAGGTGCCTTTGGTGAG GTTAGGTTGTGTAGATTCAAAAGTACTGGAGAAATCTTTGCcatgaagaaattgaagaaatcgGACATGCTTAGCCGTGGACAG GTTGAGCATGTCAGATCTGAGAGGAATTTGCTTGTGGAAGTTGATAGTCGGTGCATAGTGAAGCTCTTCTATTCTTTCCAAGACTCAGATTTCTTGTACCTCATAATGGAATACTTACCTGGTGGTGACATTATGACCTTACTGATGAGAGAAGATGTTCTTTCTGAAAATGTCGCACGGTTCTACATTGCTGAGAGTATTTTGGCTATTCAGTCTATTCATCAGCACAATTATGTACATAG GGACATAAAACCTGATAACCTTATACTAGATAGAAATGGCCATTTAAAGCTTTCAGATTTTGGCTTATGTAAACCCCTGGAAAATAAATACTCATCAATATTATTGGAAAATGAAGACCTTATGAATGCAGAGTCTATTAACGGGACTGAAGGGCATTCTGGTGGCGATAGAGCTTCATGGCCAATGCCAAAAGAACAAATACAGCAGTGGAAACGCAACCGTCGTGCCTTG GCATATTCTACCGTTGGAACTCTTGATTACATGGCACCGGAGGTTTTGTTGAAAAAAGGATATGGAATTGAATGTGATTGGTGGTCATTGGGGGCAATCCTGTATGAGATGCTTGTTGGGTATCCTCCCTTCTGTTCAGAACATCCAAGAATGACAGCACGCAAG ATAATCAGTTGGAGAACATGCTTGAAATTCCCAGACGAACCAAAAGTATCAGATGAGGCTAAGGATCTGATCTGTCGTTTATTGTGCGATGTTGAATCAAGATTGGGGACCGGAGGAGTGGAAGAAATAAAG GCTCATCCTTGGTTCAAAGGAGTCAACTGGGACATGCTTTATGAAATGGAGGCTGCCTATAAACCTATTGTTACTGGAGAGTTGGATACtcaaaattttgagaagttCCCTGAG GTAGAAGATCCTTCATCAACAACACCAAGAGTTGGACCCTGGCGAAAG ATGCTGACATCAAAAGATTCCAATTTTATTGGATTTACTTTCAAGAAATCAGATATCCTCAAATCAGCTGAAACTTCAG GCATAGATATGAGTTCAAATGGACATTCAAAGCCTCCCTCATTAGTGTCCTTATTCG GTCGAATAGACTTGCAAGATACAATAGAAGAGGACCAGAAAGAAGAACAACATATTCTATGA
- the LOC125854547 gene encoding glutamate receptor 2.9-like, translating into MRSATTNTVFSLLVYFLLIHHVAFSLAYNKNDVNDSIYDDCNMIIWRIGAIINPTTRVGKEQKIAMEMAVDDFLAQNSKCSQLGFNFAYYSHGPAASLATYLANKKQVHAILGPLTHQEAAVFSDFDDEAYKGIPIISLSPAATYSTILLTELPSLIQMSNDVKSQMQCFAALIGHFKWRKVIALYEISNSFSNLDFGLITHLSDSLKLVDSSIEYHLAFPPLFSVSNAKSFIQEELEKLRIKNVKVFVVAQCSLHFGLVLFEVATEMGMMGKDYVWIVSDNMASLLDSVEPSVLLNMQGVIGFKANVNEKTESFREFNVKFRRKYRSEYPEEEEGYPSPSADALKAYDATWATAKAMEKLSRSDSSELVKNILLSDFEGLSGKVSFKNGMLYQKPTFRIINVIGKSYREVSFWSPEFGFSEDLVEYNGMKLKIGNGLEGDLGSILWPGGKQTVPKGWTIGGLEKPLRIGVPARGAFNQFVKVKFNQERNETLIDGFSVHVFEAAVRQLPYYLPYVLVPFYGNYDEMVEGVSNKSLDAAVGDTEILPDRYERAEFSQPYIDSGLVMVVTERPRLKKTQFIVIKAFKLKLWILLAVMSMSTGVVIWLNEYVNDNPDFSGSFPQLIGSMLWFSVTVLSFSQREVIRSNLSRLVLTTWLCVVVIVTACFTALLSSIMTVPRLEPSVLNVDYLLRTNAAVGCNNKSFIIKYLVNLQFKPENIKEISSINDYPDAFEKGEISAAFFVVPHAKVFLAKFCKGYTKSGPVYKLGGFGFVFPKGSPLAVDISEAVLKVSQSGEIRQLEEQMLISSNCSSSSAVEHDPGLGPELFSGPLLISGVICGIVFLISIARLVRKHWLYLSSIITNSANVVLRWASLVLTQCYTRIVGSRSVKDSNNVIEQRPNNQQNVEITEVF; encoded by the exons ATGAGAAGTGCTACTACTAATACTGTCTTCTCCTTGTTGGTCTATTTCTTATTGATTCATCATGTAGCATTTTCATTGGCTTATAACAAAAATGATGTTAATGATTCAATATATGATGATTGTAACATGATAATATGGAGAATAGGAGCAATTATTAATCCAACAACAAGAGTTGGCAAAGAGCAAAAGATAGCTATGGAAATGGCTGTTGATGATTTCCTTGCCCAAAATTCCAAATGTTCACAGTTAGGTTTCAACTTTGCTTATTATTCTCATGGTCCTGCAGCTTCCCTTG CGACTTATCTTGCCAACAAGAAGCAAGTACATGCCATCCTTGGACCATTGACACACCAAGAAGCTGCTGTATTTTCTGACTTTGATGATGAAGCCTACAAGGGTATTCCCATTATTTCTCTAAGTCCAGCTGCCACCTATTCGACAATATTACTCACAGAACTACCTTCACTAATCCAAATGAGTAATGATGTTAAATCCCAAATGCAATGCTTTGCTGCATTGATTGGACATTTCAAATGGAGAAAGGTGATAGCTTTATATGAAATTAGTAACAGTTTCTCCAATTTGGATTTTGGGCTAATCACTCACCTTTCTGATTCACTCAAACTTGTTGACTCTTCTATTGAATATCATTTAGCTTTTCCTCCTTTGTTCTCTGTTTCAAATGCAAAATCTTTCATTCAAGAAGAGCTGGAGAAGTTAAGAATCAAGAATGTTAAAGTTTTTGTGGTGGCACAATGTTCTTTACActttggtttggttctttttgAGGTGGCAACAGAAATGGGAATGATGGGGAAGGATTATGTATGGATTGTTTCAGACAATATGGCAAGTCTTCTTGACTCTGTTGAACCCTCTGTTTTACTGAACATGCAAGGTGTTATTGGTTTTAAGGCAAATGTTAATGAAAAAACTGAGTCTTTTAGAGAGTTCAATGTTAAGTTCAGGAGAAAGTACAGATCAGAATAtcctgaagaagaagaagggtatCCAAGTCCTAGCGCAGATGCTCTCAAGGCTTATGATGCAACATGGGCAACTGCTAAAGCCATGGAGAAGTTATCCAGAAGTGATTCAAGTGAACTAGTGAAAAACATTTTGTTGAGTGATTTTGAAGGTTTAAGTGGGAAAGTTAGCTTCAAGAATGGCATGTTATATCAAAAGCCAACCTTCAGGATCATTAATGTGATTGGCAAAAGCTACAGAGAAGTGTCATTTTGGTCACCAGAGTTTGGTTTTTCTGAGGATCTTGTTGAATACAATGGGATGAAGTTGAAAATTGGCAACGGTTTAGAAGGGGATTTGGGGTCAATTTTGTGGCCTGGTGGTAAGCAAACTGTTCCAAAAGGGTGGACAATTGGTGGCCTAGAAAAACCACTTAGGATTGGGGTACCGGCAAGGGGTGCATTTAATCAGTTTGTGAAAGTTAAATTTAACCAAGAGAGGAATGAGACTCTGATTGATGGATTTTCAGTTCATGTTTTTGAAGCAGCAGTAAGGCAACTTCCATATTATCTGCCCTATGTTCTTGTTCCCTTCTATGGTAATTATGATGAAATGGTTGAAGGAGTTTCAAACAAG AGTCTGGATGCAGCGGTAGGTGACACAGAAATATTGCCTGATCGCTATGAGCGTGCAGAATTTTCACAGCCCTATATTGACTCTGGACTTGTCATGGTAGTGACTGAAAGACCACGACTCAAAAAGACCCAGTTTATTGTTATTAAGGCCTTCAAGTTGAAGTTGTGGATTCTGCTGGCAGTGATGAGCATGTCTACAGGAGTTGTCATCTGGTTAAATGAGTATGTAAATGACAACCCGGATTTCAGTGGTTCTTTCCCTCAGCTTATTGGATCCATGCTTTGGTTCTCTGTCACTGTTCTCTCTTTTTCACAAA GAGAAGTGATCAGAAGCAATCTATCTCGACTTGTGCTGACTACATGGCTATGTGTAGTTGTCATTGTCACAGCTTGCTTTACTGCACttctttcctccattatgacaGTTCCTAGGCTGGAACCTTCTGTACTAAATGTTGACTATCTTCTAAGGACCAATGCTGCAGTTGGTTGCAATAACAAGTCATTTATAATCAAATATCTGGTGAATTTGCAATTCAAGCCAGAGAACATCAAGGAAATCAGTTCAATCAATGACTACCCTGATGCTTTTGAGAAGGGAGAAATTTCTGCTGCTTTCTTTGTAGTTCCACATGCCAAAGTTTTCCTTGCTAAGTTCTGCAAAGGTTACACCAAGTCAGGACCGGTCTATAAACTTGGTGGATTTGGCTTT GTCTTTCCAAAGGGTTCTCCCTTAGCAGTTGATATCTCAGAAGCTGTTCTTAAAGTCTCGCAGAGTGGAGAGATCAGACAACTAGAAGAACAAATGCTTATTTCTTCAAATTGCTCTTCTTCATCAGCTGTGGAACATGATCCTGGATTAGGACCAGAGTTGTTCTCAGGTCCATTACTTATTTCAGGTGTTATATGTGGAATTGTATTTTTGATCTCAATCGCTCGTTTAGTCAGAAAACACTGGCTATATTTAAGCTCTATAATTACAAATAGTGCAAATGTAGTTCTTAGATGGGCTTCTTTGGTTCTAACTCAGTGCTATACAAGAATAGTAGGATCGAGATCAGTTAAAGATAGCAACAATGTGATTGAACAAAGACCAAATAATCAACAGAATGTTGAAATCACAGAGGTATTCTGA